The proteins below are encoded in one region of Aspergillus nidulans FGSC A4 chromosome III:
- a CDS encoding uncharacterized protein (transcript_id=CADANIAT00006047) — protein sequence MLRAGAALASTAREEKGQSWLAKRESSTSLVSEAGMYEVDAISHALRTGISRRSKSGRSTPAAAHSRSRAASRRNSRPDLSMTGLEMSTPSPTSKRSSIHIASAPRTPSHVPSEDARSTTSLLPDFIDEHVRAEMRDTIQQHVDGDYDSATSYDSWDSEEREEDMDERELQRLTRERGFGLGNWIDRLVEWTLFGVDDWPLSTSTDAVTEPQAAELHAGHENNHEPRELSDKDDDDETRSQVSDTNSDIPHLERAGDHGGWEDAGWFIRTLKRALIST from the coding sequence ATGCTTCGCGCGGGTGCTGCACTGGCATCGACCGCTCGTGAGGAGAAGGGCCAGAGCTGGCTAGCGAAGCGTGAGAGCTCGACCAGTCTAGTATCTGAGGCGGGAATGTATGAAGTCGATGCTATCTCCCACGCCCTGCGGACGGGCATCTCTCGGCGGTCGAAGTCCGGCCGTTCCACACCTGCAGCTGCGCACTCGCGATCACGCGCAGCCAGTCGACGGAACAGCAGGCCTGACCTCTCCATGACGGGGCTTGAGATGTCGACGCCTTCACCTACTTCGAAGCGAAGTAGTATTCACATCGCCTCAGCGCCTCGAACGCCTTCTCATGTCCCGAGCGAAGATGCGCGGTCCACCacatctcttcttccagactTCATTGATGAACACGTCCGTGCTGAGATGCGAGACACAATTCAGCAGCATGTCGATGGCGACTACGACTCCGCGACGTCATATGACTCCTGGGACTCAGAAGAGcgcgaagaggatatggacgagcGTGAGCTCCAACGCCTGACTCGCGAGCGTGGATTCGGCTTAGGAAACTGGATTGACCGCTTGGTAGAATGGACGCTGTTCGGCGTCGACGACTGGCCGCTCTCTACTAGCACCGATGCAGTAACAGAGCCACAAGCAGCAGAACTACATGCAGGCCACGAAAATAACCACGAGCCCCGCGAGTTATCTgacaaggatgatgatgatgagacAAGAAGCCAAGTCTCAGATACTAACTCCGATATCCCCCATTTAGAAAGAGCTGGGGATCACGGTGGCTGGGAAGATGCAGGCTGGTTCATCCGCACTTTAAAACGGGCATTGATATCTACTTAA